One window from the genome of Anopheles merus strain MAF chromosome 3R, AmerM5.1, whole genome shotgun sequence encodes:
- the LOC121597390 gene encoding mitochondrial import receptor subunit TOM7 homolog, protein MLSPGVKERIGVVFEVVKTSFHWGFIPTLLYLGFRKGSEPGMPPLQLANLLW, encoded by the exons ATGCTATCTCCAGGCGTTAAGGAAAGAATTGGAGTTGTCTTTGAGGTGGTGAAAACTTCCTTTCACTGGGGTTTCATTCCGACGCTGTTGTATTTAG gATTCCGCAAAGGATCAGAACCCGGCATGCCTCCGTTACAATTAGCCAATTTACTATGGTAG
- the LOC121597383 gene encoding methylcrotonoyl-CoA carboxylase subunit alpha, mitochondrial-like: MLHKMQTVASWSRRFATTCSNASQKVVHRQINKLLIANRGEIACRVMRTANRLGIRTVAVFSDADEKSLHVKLANEAYNIGPAASQQSYLRGDKILAVAKKAGCQAIHPGYGFLSENVEFAELCQQEQVTFIGPPASAIRDMGIKSTSKHIMSAAGVPIINGYHGEDQSDEKLMQEAKKIGFPLMIKAVRGGGGKGMRIAETEADFMPMLQSARTESEKAFGDSAMLLERYVRSPRHVEVQVFADHYGNAVYLYERDCSVQRRHQKIIEEAPAPGLSEELRKQLGEAAVRAAKAVNYVGAGTVEFILDKEDLSFHFMEMNTRLQVEHPITEMITGTDLVEWQIKVAAGERLPVTQEDIVKRGHAFEARIYAEDPAGGFLPGAGPLDYLSTPEISNTTRVETGVRQGDEVSIHYDPMIAKLVVWGENRASSLQLLIEQLTNYQIAGLQTNINFLIDLARHEHFQAADVHTGFIEQHTATLFPKKVIPATKVVQMALAHTLNERAQSGASLGAKKCGPFDVEYGFRPNYRVPRSIKIKVGAVEHIVTIETDNDGSYSVRVDDGEWMKVTVRRKPYANRFLLETNIEGHVSCFNAVISGENISLFDENGMIGGVIVQPRFLVTESSMGGVDASSVTAPMPGVLDKLFVKPGDTVKAGTPVAVLIAMKMEHVLKAAKDGVVKAIPNAEGSNVRKGATLISFE, encoded by the exons ATGCTGCACAAAATGCAGACCGTGGCCTCATG GTCCCGTCGTTTCGCAACCACTTGCAGCAATGCCAGTCAAAAGGTGGTGCATCGTCAAATCAACAAATTGTTGATAGCCAACAGAGGAGAAATTGCGTGTCGCGTGATGAGGACGGCAAACCGTCTTGGTATTCGTACTGTCGCTGTTTTTTCCGATGCGGATGAAAAATCACTCCACGTAAAGCTAGCAAATGAAGCATACAACATTGGCCCGGCCGCTTCACAACAGTCGTACCTTCGTGGCGATAAAATTCTGGCAGTTGCCAAGAAGGCCGGTTGTCAAGCTATTCACCCCGGCTACGGATTCTTATCGGAAAATGTGGAGTTTGCCGAACTGTGCCAACAAGAACAAGTTACGTTCATCGGTCCGCCGGCAAGTGCCATTCGAGACATGGGTATTAAGAGCACCTCCAAACACATCATGTCTGCTGCTGGCGTACCGATCATCAACGGTTATCATGGAGAGGATCAGTCTGACGAGAAGCTTATGCAAGAGGCGAAGAAGATTGGGTTTCCGCTAATGATCAAGGCAGTTCGTGGTGGAGGAGGCAAAGGTATGCGTATCGCTGAAACTGAAGCAGATTTTATGCCCATGCTGCAGTCTGCCCGTACGGAGTCAGAGAAAGCTTTCGGTGATAGTGCCATGCTATTAGAACGTTACGTGCGATCTCCAAGGCACGTTGAAGTGCAAGTGTTTGCCGATCATTACGGCAACGCAGTCTACCTTTACGAGCGTGATTGTTCGGTGCAACGGAGGCATCAAAAGATAATTGAAGAAGCACCTGCTCCGGGGCTGTCGGAAGAGTTGCGCAAACAGCTCGGAGAGGCCGCGGTTCGCGCGGCGAAAGCCGTCAATTATGTCGGGGCTGGAACGGTAGAGTTCATCCTGGATAAAGAAGATCTTTCATTTCACTTCATGGAAATGAATACTCGGCTACAGGTGGAGCATCCCATCACAGAAATGATTACCGGGACTGATTTGGTAGAATGGCAGATAAAGGTTGCTGCAGGGGAGCGTCTTCCGGTAACGCAGGAAGACATTGTCAAGCGGGGTCACGCCTTTGAAGCTCGTATCTATGCCGAAGATCCCGCAGGGGGCTTTCTCCCTGGAGCAGGACCATTGGATTATCTTTCCACGCCAGAAATATCAAATACTACCCGTGTAGAAACCGGTGTTCGGCAAGGAGACGAGGTGTCCATCCATTACGATCCCATGATAGCAAAGCTTGTTGTTTGGGGAGAAAATCGTGCAAGCAGTTTGCAGTTGTTAATCGAGCAGCTGACAAACTATCAAATTGCTGGTTTGCAGACCAACATAAACTTTCTGATCGACCTGGCACGACATGAGCATTTCCAGGCTGCAGATGTACACACGGGATTCATTGAACAGCACACGGCTACACTTTTCCCAAAAAAGGTGATACCAGCGACTAAGGTAGTTCAGATGGCGTTAGCGCATACACTCAACGAACGAGCTCAATCTGGCGCCAGCTTGGGAGCAAAAAAATGTGGACCATTTGATGTAGAATACGGATTCCGACCAAACTATCGTGTACCACGTTccattaaaataaaagttgGTGCCGTGGAACACATTGTGACCATCGAAACAGATAACGACGGCAGCTACTCCGTCCGTGTGGATGATGGCGAATGGATGAAGGTAACGGTACGGCGTAAACCATACGCTAACCGATTCCTGTTGGAAACTAATATCGAGGGACACGTGTCGTGCTTCAACGCCGTTATTTCGGGAGAAAATATTTCCCTTTTCGATGAG AACGGCATGATTGGTGGAGTAATTGTTCAGCCCCGTTTTCTCGTTACCGAAAGCTCAATGGGTGGAGTCGATGCATCCAGTGTAACTGCCCCAATGCCCGGAGTGCTCGACAAGCTGTTCGTTAAGCCGGGAGACACTGTAAAAGCTGGTACACCGGTAGCAGTGCTGATTGCTATGAAAATGGAACACGTTTTAAAAGCCGCAAAGGATGGAGTTGTTAAAGCAATACCTAACGCTGAAGGTAGCAACGTTCGTAAAGGCGCCACATTGATTTCGTTCGAGTGA